The segment CGGGTCGACCTTGAGGGCGATGTCCGAGGTCATCATCATGAGCGGGTTCATCTGACCGGGCACGTGGGCGTCCGGGGTCTTCGGCGCGTTCGGGTCGGTGGGGGTCCACTGGAGAGCGCCGGCCGGGCTTTTCGTCTGCTCGTAGTCGTAGGCGAACAGGTTCTCGAGGTAGGTGTTGTCCCACTGCGTCGGGTTCGGCGTCCAGCTGCCCTCGATGCCGTTCGTCGAGGTGTTCTCTGCGTTGCCGCTGCCGACGGGGTTGTGCCAGCCGAGGCCCATCGATTCGATCGGGGCCAGCTCGGGCGAGGGTCCGATGTCGGAGGCGGGCACCTGGCCGTGGCTCTTGCCGAACGCGTGGCCACCGGCGATCAGCGCCACCGTCTCCTCGTCGTTCATCGCCATCCGCGTGAACGTGATGCGGATGTCGCGGGCCGAACCCATCGGGTCGCCGTTGGCGTAGGGCCCCTCGGGGTTGACGTAGATGAGTGCCTGGTGCGAGGCGGCCAGCGGGCTCTGCAGGTCGTAGTCCGCGTCGCCGTTCTGGCCGTGCCAGCGCTCGTCGCGGCTCACCATCTCGTCGGGGCTCTCGACGGCGTGGGGGTTCCAGACCTCGGGGCCCCACCACGTGCCGTCGTCGGGCTCCCACGCGTCGAGTCGTCCGCCGCCGAAGCCGTACGTCGGCAGGCCCATCAGTTCGAGGGAGCAGTTGCCGGTGAGGACCATCAGGTCGGCCCAGGACAGCGCGTTGCCGTACTTGTGCTTGATCGGCTGCAGGAGCCGGCGTGACTTGTCGGTGTTGCCGTTGTCCCACCAGCTGCCGATCGGTGCGAACCGCTGCATCGCGGTCCCCGCTCCACCGCGGCCGTCGGCGATGCGGTACGTGCCGGCCGCGTGCCAGGCCATACGGATCATCTGCGGGCCGTAGTTGCCGTAGTCGGCCGGCCACCAGTCGACGGAGGTGGTCAGCAGGGCCTTGATGTCTGCCTTGAGGGCTTCGAGGTCGATCGTGGCGAAGGCCGCCGCGTAGTCGAAGTCCGCGCCGAGCGGATCGGCGCCGACGCCGTTCCGGTGCAGGAGCTCGACCTTCAGCCGCTGCGGGTACCAGCTGTCGAGGCTCGGCGCCTGACCGAAGGTTCCGCCGAGGTGGTCACCACCGGCCGGCAGGTCGCCGGCCATGTGGAAGCTGCAGGTGTTCGTCTGGTCGTCCGTGCTCATCGATGCTCCTTGCGTGGTCGAGCTGGAAGGAAAAGCGACGGCGGAGTCCGACGGTGGTGTGGTGTGGTGCGGTTCGGCTCCGGCGCTCCCCTTAAGTACTACGCCCCAGCATCGTCGGGTCGACGGGGAGCAACATAGGAAGACCGTGATGAAGCGGGGAGAACGGGGGACGGCGTTCCCAGGATCGGCGTCACCGTCGCGACGGATCATGCTGCTTCGGCGTCGGACGCCCACCGGGCCGAGGAAGCGCGTACGCTCCGCGGCATGACCTACAGCCAGCCCGACCCAGCCGAAGAGACCACCGCCGACATCGAGCCTCAGCAGCCCGACACCGACCCGAACGAGAACGCCTCGAAGGGCGATGCCGAGACCCAGACCGACGTCCAGAGCGAGGACGTGCCCACCGGTCGCGACACGACCGACGACACCGAGGGCGGCGGAACGGCGTAGTCGACTTCTCCCTCGTTCCTGGCAGGGCGCCCATCCGCCCGCGCCTACCATCGTCCGAAAGCCGGGAGCAGTCGGCATCCGCTTTCGAGAAAGGAGCGACCATGTCGCTTGGAGACAAGGCAAAGGACGTCACCCAGAAGGTCGCCGGAAAGGCCGAGGAGTTCGTCGGGAAGAAGACCGACGACGCCGAGCTCACCGAGCAGGGCCGGTTCGACCAGGCCAAGAGCGAGGACCGTCTCGCGACGGAGCACGCCAAGGACGCCGCCGAGGGCAAGTAGCCTCGGCGCCCCCAGGATCACGGAAGGCCCCCTTCACCCGCGCGGGTGGCGGGGGTCTTCTCGTTCGATCGGCCCCGCGCCCGACGGCGCGGTTCGCGGCGCATCCGCTCCGGGCAAGGGGTTCGTGGCGAGGCTCAGGCTTCGCGGAGCCTCGTGATGCGCTCTCGGATCCTGCCGTCGAGATCCTCGAACTCATCGAGGATGTCCATCGCCGCGTAGGTCCGGCCCCGGACACGCTCGGTGACTGCCTCGACCACGTGATGCTCGGTGAGCGTCTCGACGGCACGGTAGGCGCTGCGCTCCGCGATGCCCGTCGCCGCGGCGAGCTGCTCGACCGTGAACACGGGCAGTGCCAGCAGCGCCGGCAGGATCCGGTCGGCCGCGCTCTCGGCGCGAGGTCTCAGCTGGTGGCGCCAGGCGTCCTCGTAGGCGCCGAAGGCGCGGGCGGTGCCTCGTGCCTCACGGGCGGCGACTTCGACGCTGAGAGCGAGGTCGGTGATGATGGGCAGAGCATCGCCCGAGCGGTACGAGGTCAGCAGGGAGAAGTAGTGCCCGGTGTCTGCGGCCAGGGCGCTGGCGACCGGAAGCACGGTGTGCGGCGTCACGCCTCGACGCCGGAGGATCGCACCGATCAGAGCGCGTCCGATGCGACCGTTGCCGTCCGTGAAAGGGTGGATGCTCTCGAAGTGAGCGTGCGCGATCGCCGCCTGCGTGATCGGCTCGACATCGTCACGGTTCGCGAAGGTGATGAGGTCGTCGAGGGAGCCGGCGACCGTCTCCGGCGGTGGCGGAACGTAGATCGCGTTCCTCGGCGAATGCGCGGAGCCGCCGATCCAGTTCTGCATGTCGCGCAGCCGGCCGGCGTAGCGCCGCTCCGCAGGATCGGGGTCGGTCCGCATCAGCGCCTCGTGCGCGGCCAGGATCTCCTCCATCCTGATCGAGTCGCTCGACGCGTCGATCAGCCGCGTGATCGCTGCTCCGGCTGCCACCATCGACGTGGCGGAGGTGTTCTCCTTCAGACCGCCGATCGCCCGGGCGAATGCGAGGGGTGTCGCCTCGACATGTTCGATCCGGCTCGACGCGACCGACTCCATCCTGATCAGGAATCCCGCCAGCGGGCTCAGGACACCGTCGGCCACACTCTCGAGATCGGTCGCCTCGAAGCGCGCTCGGGCGAGGTCGCGTTCCGATGCGGTGGGAGGAATGAGGGTCGCGATCATCGGCGGCAGGGACACCCGGACCTGGGTCAGCATCCGATCATCTCGGTTACCGCGACGCCCTGTGCTGACCCAGGGCACGATTCGCGTGTCGTGGGGTGGCCAGGTCAGCACGTCGTCTCCTCATGTCACTAGTGATGCCAATGTTGACACTTGGTGTCGATAAGTGTCAACACACGAACCATTTTCGCCATCGCCCACGCGGACGGCGGGAAGTCGTAGAGTTCGACCATGATCACGCGGGGGCGAAAATCGAGGCTGGCGAGGGTGGCAGTGGCCGCAGCCGCTCTGGCCGCAGCGCTGAGCGGCTGCACCGGCGACCAGAATCCGGGACTCCCGTCGGGCTTCCCCGCGACCGTGCCGTTGCACGAGGGCGCCGTCTCGAACGCGAAGACCCAGGGGGCCGGTGCGCAGCGGACGTGGTCGTTCGACGTGAAGGTGCCCGGGACGGCCCTCCAGGACATCGAGCACCAGCTCGACCAGGACCACTGGGAGTTCGAGATTACGCAGGCCGACGGTCTGGTCGACGCTCACCTGACCGCCGACGACGGCACCTACGTGATGGACCTCGCTGTCTCCGGCTCCGCCGGGCGTGCCCACTACGACGTCCGACGCGGCACGCAGCGGCTGGCGCCGCCCAAGTAGGCGTCGTCGGTCGTCGCTCTCCCGGCTGAGAGTATTCGGATCCAGGGTGTCGCCCGCGGTGCCCGACGGCTACATCGGCTCGGCCTCACGCAGGATCGAGACCGGCACCACCTCCGAGCACGGGTCCGCCTGCCGCTCTTCGTGCTCGATCTCGAAGAGGCATTCGCCGCAGGAGGCAGGGTCCGGACTCTCCGCCCAGCCCGGATGCTCGAGCCAGGGATGGTTGCAGGCGTCGCAGCCCCGCCGGAGAACCGCGCGTTGCCGCCGTCCCTCGGATCGAGTTCGTCCCACGACGTGCCTGTTCATCCAGTGGAGTGTACGTCGCGACACTCCTGCGGCGACTCTAGTCGCCGCTTCCACGGCCGTTTCCGGGAAGAATAGTCAGCTCCGTCGCCATGGCGAGATCGCCTCGAACGCCGTCGCGACGAACGTGGCCCGCAAGTCGTCTGCGTTTTCCGCCTCCAGGGTGATCGGAAGCGGGATTAAACCCGCGGTGTCGAGTTCCACAGGAAGGGCCACCTGCTCCGCATCGGCCGCGGCCGGTCCGGTCCCCGGCCGGTCGCTCCACCGCACGACGGTCTCCGCCCAGGACCGCTCGAGGAACGGCGCGGCCGCCGCCATCACCTGCGCCAGCGTGCAGAGGTAGAACTCCATGTCCTGCTCGAGGTTGAGAATGTCGTCCGGCGACCAGTCCCCCGTCGTGGCCGAAGAACGGCGCACGGAGCCCTCGAATCGAGAGCGGGTCTTCTCCGGATCGTCGTCGCCCTCGCTCAGCGGCCGGGCAGGATCGACGACCTCGGCCCACGCGCGGGCAGCCCCGTCGACGCTGCTGAGTTCGAGGCGTCCCGTGAAGGTGCCGTCGTGACGGAAGACCATCCGCTCGCGCACCCGGTCCAGCTGGTGATACGTCTCGAGCGAGACGAGCGGCGGCCACGGGAGGACGAAGACGTACGACTCGACGGCGGCCATGCCCCAGTGTGACGGATCGCACCGGCCGCGCGGTCAGCGCTCGCCGGGCATCCTGCCCCGAGCCGCAGCGCGCCGCCGCAGCACCGCGACCAGCCCGATCGCCGAGACGATCGCCCACACACCCTCGAGGAGCAGGAATCCCCACTGCTGCTCGAACACGGCATCGACCGCCAGGATGCCCGACCCCACCGTGTTCAGCACGAGGTACTTCACCGACCTGAGGTCGAGGACGCCCCACTGGGCCAGCGCGAAGCCGGCGAGAACGAGAAGCGAACCGATGATCTGCACGGCGATGCCCATGACGAACCTCCTGAAGCACCGTCGTCGCACCGGGTACGCTGCCGCTCGTCCGGAGGCCACCGGGTCCGCTGGCCGCTCACGACGTTAGCGATCCGGACTGCGCGGACTCTGTGCACGGCCCGGCACCGGGGGCGGCGGACGGGACGACGCCCGGCACCCGCCGCCAGACGCCCTGACGCCGGTCCATCACCGCCACCACGACCACGTGCGGCAGGGTCAGCGCGGAGATGAGCACGAGGTAGAGCCCGAGCAGCGAGCCCGCACTGGTGCCCGAGCGCGGCAGGACGACGAACAGGCCGATGAGCAGGGCCAGCGCTCCGAGGGTCAGGGGTGCCGCCTCGCGCGAGAAGCCGACGACGACCCGGCCGAACCGCCCGGCCTCGGCGGCGGGCCGGAGAGCGGGGTCGAGGAGCGCCAGGCGGACGACGTGCCGCAGCGAGTGCCACAGGGCGAAGTAGAGGCCGATCGCGAGCACCGGCGGCACGACGGCGAAGAACGCGGCGAGGAGCACCACCTCGCAGACCTCGCCGCGCACGAGGCGTCGGCCCTCGGCCGTGCCGCGGCTCAGGTGCGCCAGTGCTCCGAGGGCGATCACGCCGAGGAGCACCAGTGCTCCTGCGAGCCCGATGCGGAAGCCCGGCGAAAGCAGGATCGACGCCGCCGGCGCCCCCTGCCGACCGCCGACCGCGGTCGTGTCGCCTCTCACGCCGAGGTAGACGCTCGGGAACGCGACGAGCGGCACGAGCATCGGAAGGGCCCCGCGGAGCAGCAGGATGCCCCACCGGATGCCGCGCGAGATGGCGGGTCCGCCCCGCGCGAGCAGCACGAAGAGGTCGCCCTGGCCCCAGTGCAGCAGGGTGGTGGCGATGAACACGGCGAAGGCGACAGCGGGGGCGACGGCCCAGAGGGCGGCGACGGCGGCGCCGAGCACGAAGTAGAGCAGGACGACGAGGCCGATCGAGCGGGCGTCGGGGCGTCGGCCCGCGAGCCGCGCGGGCACGAGGTGGTCGAGGGCGCCGTGGGGCAGGCCGAGGATCACGAGTCCGAGGGCGAAGGGGGCGTACTGGAGGAGGGGCGAAATGCGCACTCCGGCGAGGCAGACGACGGTGACCACCAGGAGGACGGCGTCGACGGGCAGGAAGAGCCTCCTCCTGGCCGCGCGCCAGACGCCGGCGTCAGCGTCGGTGCCCACGACGACTCCTCGCGGCCAGCTCGCGGAACGCCGTCGCGAGGAACCAGCCCTTGGGCAGCGCCACGACGAGACGGAGGTGGTCGAGCACCGTGCTCTGTTCGGACAGGAAGCGGATCAGGGCGTCCGGCCGCACCCGCGCGAACATCAGGTGGAAGACGCGGGGACCGCGCTCGGGGTGCTCGGCGAGGAAGCGCAGGAAGATCGAGTCGAGCAGGGGGCGACGGGCGACGGTGTCCGCGGGGCCGTCGGAGCCGGCCGCGAGGGCTCGGGCCAGATCGCGACTGCTCCGCTGGATGCGCAGGAACGTGTAGCCGGTGCTCGGCCGGGTCGCTCCTGCGAGCGTCCCCAGCGTCGTGACGCCCGGTCGGGGTCGGCGCGCGAAGAGGTGGTCCGTCATCGGGATGCAGCCGCGCTCCTCGGAGACGATCTCGTACTCGTCGGGTCCGAGGCCGAAACGCTCTCGCAGGTGGTCGCTCAGGTTCCGGCGGTGGTCGTCGTCGGTCAGCGCAGGATCCGAGAGGGAGACGTCCTCCACCAGCGCCTCGAACGGCGACAGCGGCAGGACGTAGACGAAGCGGAGCCCCGCCGACTGGTCGACGTCGAAGTCCATCAGGGTGCACTCGCTCGGGTCGAACACGGGCCGCGAGGCGCGCAGGTGGAGGCCGACGAAGTGCTGAGGGAGCCACGTCGAGGTCTGGCGGGCCGCCTCGAGCTCCGCCGAGCCCGGGCGGAGACCCCGGCTGTCGACGACGCGCCGCGCCTCGATCGACCCGTCGCCGACGGAGATCGCGAGGTGGTCGCCCACCGTGGTGATGTCACCGGCGGCCGCCCCGAGCAAGATCTCGACCCGCCCCGACGCCGCCAGGGAGTCGAGGGCGAAGCGGTAGAAGTCGTTGGCCGACAGGCAGCGGTAGGGCGTCGCGCTCGCCGTGGCCCGCGCGGTTCCGTCCGTGCTCCTGACCGACCAGGTCTCCCACGTCGCCCGGGCCAGGTGCGTGAAGGGCGTCGGCTCGACGTCCCAGAAGCACCAGGTCCGGTCGTCCTCGTAGTCGGTGCGCGCGTCGACCAGCAGGATGCGGCCGGCGACTCCCTCGGACACGAGCGCGAGTCCGAGGGAGAGGCCGGCGCATCCGGCGCCGAGGATGACGACGTCGTAGACGCTGGCCGAGGCCGCGTCGATCCGGAGCGAGTCGGGGACGTCGACGACGGCCCCGCGGGGGAGCGGCGTGGGGATCAGGACCGCTCGGCGACGGGTCGGCGCTCCGCGAGGTGCTCCCGCTCCGCGAGCGAGGTCTCCGTCTCGGCGAACGTCCGGTCGTCGTCGTACGACTTGATCTTCGCGACCTGGAAGATGATCAGCGCGTAGACGGCCTTCGCGACGATGTCGGCGATCGAGTAGCCGACCTGCTTGTAGACCCAGGCGTCGGATCCTGCGATGTTGAGCAGCGGCAGGAGGTACGCGATCGGGTAGACGCCCCAGCTCAGCAGCAGGAGGAAGCGGAGTCGACCGAGCGTGCCGCGGACGCCCGCGGGCTGGTTCTCGAGCGACTTGCTGAGCTGCGTGAAGAGGACGAACAGGATGTAGGCGAACGGGATGGTCGACAGGATGCCGAAGATGCCGCGGATGCCGTTGTCGCCGCTGATCTCACCCGGGTAGCCGAGGGCGATCATGAGACCGGCCGCGGGGACGAGGCGGATGAGGAGCTTCGACTGCACCTTGCGGGCGAGGGCGAGCACGGCGACGAGCTCGACGAGAAGCAGCGGGACGGTGAGCAGCCAGTCGACGTAGCGGTAGCCCTCGTTGAACGAGGCCCCGACCGCCTGCGAGTAGGTGCCGGTGCCTCCGACGGACTTCGTCACGAACGCCGCCTTGAACGAGTCGAAGATGCGGAAGTAGTGGTAGGCCGCGATCCCGCAGACGATGATCGCCACCGTGATCGCCTGGCGGTAGCGAGCCAGGATGCGAGGAAGCGAGATCAGCAGGAACACCGCCGTGAAGAGCTGCGAGGCGATGACCAGCGACAGGAAGTTGTAGACGGTGTCGTATTGACCGTGGGAAAGCGATTCCGGAATCACGATGTCCTCCAGTGGACGGCGGATCGAGGCGGGATGTCTCGAAGACGGCGATAGTTGTTGAGAGGCTAAACCGTTCACGAAGTGAATGACAAGGTGGTCGTTGAAAAGTTGTCCGTGTACTATCTCGGCGTGAAGCAATCTGGGGTGGCTCCGACGACACGACGAGGCCCCCGATGACGCCCACAGACCCCGACCGGCACGTCCTGAACGGCTTCCCCGAGAAGGCCCTGGGCTTCTTCCGGGCGGTGGAGCGGAGTCGGCGCCGGGTCGCATCCGACCACGGCCTCTCGGAGATCGAACTCCGCGCGCTCTTCCGCATCGGCGCCGAGGGCACGATCACCCCCAAGGAGCTGGCCGACGACCTCGGTCTCACGAAGGGCGCCATCACCGGCGTCTCCACGCGACTCGTCGAGGCCGGTCACGTGAGGCGCGTCGACCACCCCCACGATCGGCGCCGCCTCCACCTGGCGCTCACGGAGGCAGGTCACGTGACGGTCGGGGCGATGCACGTGGAGTTCCGGGAGATGCTCTCGACGGCGGGCACAGAGCTCACGGATGCCGAGCTGGAGAGCGCCGGCGCGGTCCTGTCCGCGCTGAGCGCGCGCATCCTCGCGAATCCCTGAGCGCCGCCGGCGGTCGGCGGGTCGCCCCGCGTTCAGCGGGTCAGTCGTCGACCGCGCCCTCGAGCTCGAGCTGGCTCGACCGCCTCGCGGCCTCCTCCTCGGTGTGGTCGATGCCGCGGGAGAACACGAAGTAGAGGAGGCCCGCGACGACGAGTCCGACGACGAAGGAGAAGTCGGCCCCGCCGAGAGCCTCGGCGATCGGCCCCGTGAACAGGCCCGGGAGCGAGAAGAAGGGGATCATCGCGACGAAACCGACCCCGTAGGCGACGAGGCCGCGCCACGACCAGCGCCGGTAGATCCCGTGCGGGTTGAAGATCTCGGTGATGGCGTAGTGTCCGTGGCGCACGGCGTAGAAGTCGACGAGGTTGACGCTGGTCCACGGGATGAGGAAGTAGAGCATCAGCAGGACGAAGTTGTTGAAGCTGCCGAGGTAGTCGGCCGGGATGAGCAGGGCGACGACGACGGTCACGATCCCGACGACGGTCAGTCCGACGACGCGCGTGCGGACGGTCGCCTTCACGCTGCGGAACGCGTCGAGACCGCTCACGCTCGTCAGCATGGCGCCGTACGCGTTGACGCCCATGATCGAGATGAGGGCGAGCGTGGAGATGAGGATCACGATCGTGCCGAAGCCGGGGAACAGGTTGTCGCCCACCTGCTTGAGCGATCCGATCGCGTCGACCTTCGGGATGCGGGTGGCGAGGAGCGAGCCGAGCCCCATGAGCCAGACCGCGGATCCGGCCGCCCCCAGGTAGGTGAAGAAGATCAGCTTCGGAGCGGACGACTTCGGGGGGAGGTAGCGGGAGTAGTCGGAGACGTAGACGGCGTAGCTGATGTTGTAGCCGGCGGCGAGAGAGAACTGGACGAGGAAGGCCGTGAGATCGAAGCCCCCCGCGTGCCCCGCGGCGGGTGCCGGCAGGGTGGTGAACGCCAGGACGGTCGTGATCGCGAAGGCCGCGACGAGAAGGTAGGTCAGCCAGCGCTGGACGAAGTGGAGGAGGTCGTGTCCGACGACGGCGATGACGATCGACAGGGCCGTCAGCAGGGGGTACCAGATCCAGGTGACCCCGGGGAGCACGAGGCCGAGGCCCTGGGTCGCGAGGATCACGTCGAAGACCATGAAGCCGATGTAGACGAACACCGTCGCGAGGAAAGGCACGATCACCCCGCGACTGCCGAACTGGGCGCGCGACTGGATCATCTGGGGCAGGCCCATCCGCGGACCCTGGTTCGCGTGGAAGGCCATGAAGAAGGTTCCGAACAGGGCCCCGAGGACGATCGCGAGGAACGAGGATCCGGCCGAGAGCCCGAGCTCCGGGCCCAGGAAGCCGATCACCATCGTCGGCAGGACGAAGTTGCCCGTGAACCAGAACGGCGCCTGGTGCCAGACCTTGCCGCGGCGCTCCGACCACGGGACGTAGTCGATCGAGTGCTGCTCGATGACGGATCCGGCGGCGCTGCCGGAGGCGGGGGTGGAGGGGGACATCGACTTCTCCTCGTTCGCTTCGAGTGATCTTCTGGGAGTGGTCTGCTGGAAGGGGTCTGCTGGGGCGGCCGGATCAGCCGAACGCCGGGTAGCCGGGGGCGCTCGCGGGCCACGGCCGGGCGCTCTCCCACCGGGCCGCAACGTCGAGGAGGGCCAGGTCGGCCCACCGGGGAGCCGTCACCTGGAGGCCGAAGGGCATCCCGTCGTCGAGGGGACCGGCGGGGAGCGACACGGCGGGGAGGCCGGTGAGGTTCTGGACGGCGGTCGAGTACACCTCGGGGACGAGGAGACCTCCGGCATCGTCGCCGAGGCGGCCGTCCGCGGTGAGGCCGGTCACGGCGAGCGTGGGTGTCACGAGGACGGCGTCGTCCGCGAGCAGGGCGTCGAGCCGCGCCACGGTGTCGAACCGGCGGCGGCGCGCGGCGAGGTAGGCGTCGATGCCGATGCCGAGGCCGTACTCGAGGAACTCCCGCGCGCTCGGGTGGAGCGAGGCGGCGTCGCGTTCGATGCGCTCGCGACCGAGAGCTGCGACGTGCTCGGCGGCCGCGAGCACGAACCAGTCCTCGTCGGGACTCGCTCCGGGGAAGAAGTCTCCGGCGGCACGCTCCTCGATCGGGATCCCGAGTGTCGACGCCAGACGCTCCGCTCCCTCGTGGAAGGCCTCCGCCACGGCGGGGTCGAGCGGCCCGAGGTCATCGGTCCGCTCGGCCACGATCAGGCGGGACGGTGCGGGACGAGGTCGCAGGCGCTCGGGCGACGCGGTCGGATCGCCCGCGACCGGGCCGGCGACGACGTCGAGCAGGAGCCGCAGGTCGTCGACCGAGGTCGCCATCAGCCCGTCGGTCGACAGGTCGATCCAGTCGGGGACCGTGCGCCGTCCGATGACGCCGTTCGTCGGCTTGAAGCCGAGGAGCCCGGTCAGGCCGGCGGGGATCCGCACGGACCCTCCGCCGTCGGTCCCGGTGGCGATCGGGACGAGCCCCGCGGCGAGGGCCGCCGCCGACCCGCCGCTCGAGCCGCCGGGCGAGCGCTCCGGATTCCACGGGTTGCGCGTCGCCCCGGAGAGGAGGTTGTCGGTGAAGCCCTCGATGCAGAACTCGGGGACGTTCGTCTTGCCGATCGGGACGGCGCCGGCCCCGCGGATCCTGCCCGCCACGAGCCCGTCGCCCGTCGCGGGCGGGGCGCCCTCGAACCAGCGGGAGCCGTGCCGGGTCGGGAGGCCGCGGAGGTCGTCGTTGTCCTTGACGAGGAAGGGAAGACCCAGGAGCGGCCCGGAGGTCTCGCCGTGCGCGATCGCGTCGTCGAGGGCGTCGGCCTCGCGGCGGGCCTCCTCGGCGCGCAGGGCGACGACCGCTCCGAGAGCGGCGTGCTCCTCGATCCGGTCCAGGGCGCGCTCGACCAGGTCGCGGGCCGTGACCCGTCCGGCGCGCACATCGGAGGAGAGCCGTCGGAGGAGGCCGGGCGGGGCTGCGGGGGACGTCGTCGTCACGGGGCGGTGCCTCTCAGCTCCGGGGCACCATCGAGGTGAGCAGCTCGTACGCGACGTGGGACGCCGCGATGCCGGTGAGCTGCGCGTGGTCGTAGGCCGGGGCGACCTCGACGACGTCGGCACCGACGATCCGGTGCTCGCGGAGGGCGCGCAGGAACTCGAGGAGTTCGCGGCTCGTCAATCCGCCGGCCTCGGGCGTACCGGTGCCGGGAGCGTGCGCCGGGTCGAGGACGTCGATGTCGACGGACACGTACACGGGGCGGTCGCCGAGGCGGGCGTGCAGGCGGTCGATCGCGGCCGCGAGCCCCGTGCGTTCGATCTCGTGGGACGCGATGATCGAGAAGCCGAGTCGCGAGTCGTCCTCGAGGTCGCCGCGGTCGTAGAGCGGCCCGCGGATGCCGACGTGCAGGCTCGCCGTGAGGTCGATCAGCCCCTCCTCGGAGGCGCGTCGGAACGGCGTGCCGTGGGTGACGGGAGCGTCGAAGTAGGTGTCCCACGTGTCGAGGTGCGCGTCGAAGTGAACGACGGCCACCGGCCCGTGGTGCTTGGCCACGCTGCGGAGCAGGGGGAGCGCGATCGTGTGGTCGCCGCCGATCGTGAGGAGCCTCGTGCCCCCGGCGGTCAGCTCGTCGGCGCGCGCCTCGATCTCGGCGACGGCCTCGTCGATGCTGAACGGGTTCACGGCGATGTCGCCCGCGTCGGCGACCTGGAGCTCGGCGAAGGGCGAGACGTCCTGCACGGGGTTGTAGGGGCGCAGGAGCCGCGACGACTCCCGCACGTGCGCCGGCCCGAACCGCGCGCCCGGCCGGTAGCTCACGCCGCTGTCGAACGGGATGCCCACGACCGCGATGTCGGCCCGCTCGACCTGGTCGAGCCGGGGCAACAGGGCGAAGGTCGCGATCCCTGCGTACCGCGGACTCGTGCTGGAGTCTCTCGGGCCCACCGTCATCGCGTCCTCCTTCGGCTGCGTCCTCGATCGGAGACGTTACCGTGTTGTTGTTTCTCAGGCAACAAATGTTTTCTGACCGGGACCGACGCGGCGCCACGGCCACGCCGCCTAGACTCGGGCGTCATGCGAGCCGTGCCTCCCTCCCCGCAGACCGGACCCATCTCGCTCGGCCCGAAACTCCGAGCCACGCGGCTCGCCCAGGGGCTGACGATGGCGCAGCTCGCCGAGGCGACGGGGCTCACGAAGGGCTTCATCAGCAGGATCGAGCGCGACGAGACCTCGCCCAGCGTCGCGACGCTCGTCACCCTCTGCCAGGTCCTCTCCCTGCCGGTCGGCTCCCTGTTCGAGCCTCCGGAGCACGAGGTCGTCCGGCTGGAGGACGCCCCCCGCATCAACTTCGGCGGCACGCTCGCGGACGAGCGGCTCCTGACGCCGCGGTCGGAGTCGGGCATCCAGCTCCTGCGATCCGTCCTCTCGGCGGGCGCGAGCGGCGGTGCCGATTTCTACACGATCACCTGCGAGGTGGAGGTGCTCCACGTTCTCGACGGGGGCATCACCGTGAAGTTCCCGCATCACGACGTCGAGCTCGGGGCGGGCGACTCGCTGACGATCGGCGGCCGGGAGCCGCACACCTGGGTGAACGCGACCGGCGCTCGCAGCGAGGTCCTCTGGGCGATCGTGCCCGCGGCGTGGAGCGGTTCGGCCTGAGTCGCCGCCCCGCGGCGCGACCTCAGGCGCCGGTGCGCCGCGGTCCCGGTGCGTGACGCTCGGCCCGCTGCCGAGTGAGGTGCATCAGCACGAGGCCGAGCCCGACCAGCAGGATCAGCGCCCCGCCGAGCAGGATCGCGCCCGTCCCGGTGCTGCCGGTGAAGGCCAGCGCTCCGATGACGGGGGCCGCGGCCGAGGCCACGATCGCCGCGACGACGGACGGGTAGATCACGGTGACGAGTGCCCGGACGGTGACGGCGTCGGTATCGGTGACGCGGTAGCCGATGGACGCGGTGCCGTGGAAGTTGTGCTCCGGCGTGAA is part of the Frondihabitans sp. 762G35 genome and harbors:
- the speB gene encoding agmatinase, which gives rise to MTVGPRDSSTSPRYAGIATFALLPRLDQVERADIAVVGIPFDSGVSYRPGARFGPAHVRESSRLLRPYNPVQDVSPFAELQVADAGDIAVNPFSIDEAVAEIEARADELTAGGTRLLTIGGDHTIALPLLRSVAKHHGPVAVVHFDAHLDTWDTYFDAPVTHGTPFRRASEEGLIDLTASLHVGIRGPLYDRGDLEDDSRLGFSIIASHEIERTGLAAAIDRLHARLGDRPVYVSVDIDVLDPAHAPGTGTPEAGGLTSRELLEFLRALREHRIVGADVVEVAPAYDHAQLTGIAASHVAYELLTSMVPRS
- a CDS encoding helix-turn-helix domain-containing protein, with protein sequence MRAVPPSPQTGPISLGPKLRATRLAQGLTMAQLAEATGLTKGFISRIERDETSPSVATLVTLCQVLSLPVGSLFEPPEHEVVRLEDAPRINFGGTLADERLLTPRSESGIQLLRSVLSAGASGGADFYTITCEVEVLHVLDGGITVKFPHHDVELGAGDSLTIGGREPHTWVNATGARSEVLWAIVPAAWSGSA